The Chryseolinea soli nucleotide sequence GATGACGATACAAAGATGGATCACGCAGGAGGTGAACGGAATGTTGAAAAGTACTTAATGTATGTCTGAAAGTACGCGTTCGGGCAGGAGTGCAGATTGCTCTTCCACCAGGATCGACGCGTCTTGTTTGCTTTTCCGGTACTCGGAGGGTGTGAGACTTGTTTTGTTTTTAAAGAACTTGCTGAAAAAGAATTGGTCGCTGAACTGCAACAAAAGGGCAACCTGCCCGATCGAATAGACCGGGTCATTCAACAAGATCATCGCCTCGGTGATGACCATCTCGTCGATCAGGTCTCCTGCTGTTTTACCTACGGCCTCTTTTACCGTTTGGGTTAAATACCGTGGCGTGACGGCAAGTTGGCCGGCGTAAAATTGCACACTCCGTTCTTCCCGATAGTACTTGATGAGTAACTTCATAAAGCGGGCGGCCAGATCTTGCTTGCGCGTGGGCTTGGTTTTTAATTTTTGATTGTGATGATAAAAGACATTGACGAGCTCATAGACCAGGAGGCTGAAATTGTGGTGAATGATCTCTTGTGAAAATTCACTCTTCTGCCGGGTCACGATGTTGGCATAGAGCATGTTAAAGATCCTGGACAGCAAAACGATCTCGTCATTTTCCAAGGCGACGTGCGTGTTGAGATCCGGCCCGAGCAACTTGAACGCGGAAAGATACTTTTGATAGATGCCAACTTTAAGAAGAAAGTCTTTAGAGAAGGACAGGCACCTGCTGGAGATGAATTCAGAAGAGCCGATGAATTGGCAGATCGTACCCGGTTCGATCAAAACAAATTCTCCTTCGCCAATGACATGATGTGTGAGATTCAACTTTAGGGATATTTCTCCCGAGGTGACCATGAATAGAAAATACTGATCGACTCGAAAAGGATAGAAAATAGGGATGGCCTTTTTCTCATTCTCGGCAACGGAAACCTGGAGGCCGTCTAATTGCTTGGTTTGCCCAAGGATAGTAAGGAGTTCCGAAAACGTGTGATTACGGACCATTTGTTCAGTATGCTTCGTTTGTTCAGTTGTCATCATACGAGTCGGTTTGTAAGCCTTAAGACGTAAAGAATCCAGGAGGTAGACGAAAGAACCCAGGCTTTATTTTAAGCTTGCCGCCGAAGAAGCGCCAATAATGTCCAAATCAAGATGGCATTTTTGATAGTGACGAGCTTTCCAGCAAAATCGACACACGCCTTGTCGCATTAAATCAACGGCTTAACAGAAAATTGGCGTGGTCATGTTTACAAATTTGAATACGGCTAAGCCCGTGCGACCTCATCGATAGGACCTGGTAAAGACAGTCGATTTTTCAAAGCGCTATACAATGATTCTAAAGGTGAGGTTTATCCTTGGTTTTAGAGGCGTGGTGGATTTGGCGATGCGGTGTTCCCAGTGTTGTTGGAGGTCGCCTTTCATGAGGAGCATCGAGCCGTTTTCGAGGCGGATGGCGTATTTGCGGTCGTGGTCCTTTTTGTGGCGGATGTCGAACTTGCGCACCTGGCCGAA carries:
- a CDS encoding AraC family transcriptional regulator, giving the protein MMTTEQTKHTEQMVRNHTFSELLTILGQTKQLDGLQVSVAENEKKAIPIFYPFRVDQYFLFMVTSGEISLKLNLTHHVIGEGEFVLIEPGTICQFIGSSEFISSRCLSFSKDFLLKVGIYQKYLSAFKLLGPDLNTHVALENDEIVLLSRIFNMLYANIVTRQKSEFSQEIIHHNFSLLVYELVNVFYHHNQKLKTKPTRKQDLAARFMKLLIKYYREERSVQFYAGQLAVTPRYLTQTVKEAVGKTAGDLIDEMVITEAMILLNDPVYSIGQVALLLQFSDQFFFSKFFKNKTSLTPSEYRKSKQDASILVEEQSALLPERVLSDIH